A region of Fibrobacter succinogenes subsp. succinogenes S85 DNA encodes the following proteins:
- a CDS encoding polyprenyl synthetase family protein, translated as MQSIESEAKIAQEYLARIAKDAEAKFDEHLPPVKDRPCRLHEAMRYSMFAGGKRLRPGLAKATFDMFGGKGEKIWLATSALEMLHTFSLIHDDLPCVDNDDYRRGKLTSHKKFGEATAVMAGDALCIHAFEMMGKTGNAKAIELLAHLLGTYGMIGGEMTDIECEGKTVDLEIVDYIHYHKTAALIEASLLVGAMLAKASEKDMEIIRNYGRSIGLAFQIVDDILDIVSTTEELGKDAGSDIEKGKATYPSIVGLEKSRERARELYEESIKALDGLTCDTSILRSIAAYIITRVK; from the coding sequence ATGCAGTCTATTGAATCAGAAGCAAAAATTGCTCAGGAATATCTCGCCCGCATCGCAAAAGATGCCGAGGCGAAGTTTGATGAACATCTCCCCCCAGTAAAGGATCGTCCGTGCCGTTTGCACGAGGCTATGCGCTATTCCATGTTCGCAGGCGGCAAGCGCTTGCGTCCGGGACTTGCCAAGGCCACGTTCGACATGTTTGGCGGCAAGGGAGAAAAGATTTGGCTTGCAACGAGCGCTCTCGAAATGCTCCACACGTTCAGCCTTATCCACGATGACCTTCCGTGTGTCGATAACGACGACTATCGCCGTGGAAAGCTCACGAGCCACAAGAAGTTTGGCGAAGCTACAGCCGTGATGGCAGGCGACGCTCTCTGCATCCACGCCTTTGAGATGATGGGCAAGACCGGTAACGCAAAGGCTATTGAACTCCTTGCTCACTTGCTCGGCACGTACGGCATGATCGGTGGCGAAATGACCGACATCGAATGCGAAGGCAAGACTGTCGATCTCGAAATTGTCGATTACATTCACTACCACAAGACGGCTGCCCTCATCGAAGCCTCTCTCCTCGTGGGTGCAATGCTTGCAAAGGCAAGCGAAAAGGATATGGAAATCATCCGCAACTATGGCCGCTCCATCGGGCTTGCCTTCCAGATTGTGGATGACATTCTGGACATTGTCTCTACGACCGAAGAACTTGGCAAGGATGCCGGGTCTGACATCGAAAAGGGCAAGGCTACTTATCCGTCCATCGTTGGACTGGAAAAGTCTAGGGAACGCGCTAGGGAACTTTACGAGGAATCCATCAAGGCTTTGGATGGCCTCACATGCGATACCTCCATCCTCCGTTCTATAGCGGCATACATCATCACGCGAGTGAAATAA
- a CDS encoding TIGR02147 family protein: MKPIFEYTDYREWIRDAFEDFKKRKTVISWRYMAMKLGADPGNLLRISQGKIHLAVNFIKPMAEFFELDEKEAAYWSELVYFGRAKSDQEALNHYEKMQALKGIPLKRLAKKELEFYRHWYYNAIRSVIGICNFKDDYEGLAECCTPAITVEQAKDAIKLLHDLNMISEGKDGYWKVNDTFVSTGGNWRSEAVRTFQKETIRLAGESLERHAPPLRDISTVTMTFNMNDIQLIREKIKEFRSDLLRLSQDGTGDDTVFQLNVQLFPLAFTKKLQEKSK; this comes from the coding sequence GTGAAACCGATTTTTGAATATACCGATTATCGCGAATGGATTAGGGATGCTTTTGAAGATTTCAAGAAGCGTAAGACCGTCATATCCTGGCGATACATGGCTATGAAGCTCGGTGCAGACCCCGGCAACCTCCTCCGCATTTCGCAGGGCAAGATCCACCTCGCTGTAAACTTCATCAAGCCGATGGCAGAGTTCTTTGAGCTTGACGAGAAGGAAGCCGCCTACTGGTCGGAACTTGTGTACTTCGGCCGCGCGAAAAGCGACCAGGAAGCGCTGAACCATTATGAGAAGATGCAGGCACTGAAGGGTATCCCTTTAAAGCGCCTTGCCAAAAAAGAACTTGAATTTTACCGCCATTGGTACTACAACGCTATCCGTTCCGTAATCGGTATTTGTAATTTTAAAGATGATTATGAAGGTCTTGCCGAATGCTGCACGCCGGCTATCACGGTGGAGCAGGCGAAGGATGCCATCAAGCTCCTGCACGACCTGAACATGATTTCTGAGGGTAAGGACGGGTACTGGAAAGTGAATGATACATTTGTGAGTACAGGTGGTAACTGGAGATCCGAAGCAGTTCGGACATTCCAGAAGGAGACGATTCGCCTCGCGGGTGAATCGCTTGAACGGCATGCGCCTCCTCTGCGCGATATCAGCACGGTGACGATGACGTTCAACATGAACGATATCCAGCTCATTCGCGAAAAGATCAAGGAGTTCCGCTCGGACTTGCTGCGTCTTTCTCAGGATGGCACGGGTGACGATACGGTGTTCCAGCTGAACGTTCAGCTGTTCCCGCTTGCTTTTACTAAGAAACTGCAGGAGAAGTCAAAATGA
- a CDS encoding helicase C-terminal domain-containing protein: MVKIPAFVALDLETTGLDFEKDEIIEVALVRFENGEPKENLDFLVKPSAVELRPFIETLTGISKADLESASDFATIAGQICSFVGDLPIVAHNAVFDSKFLKQTFTKVGISYDSHVFWDSLTLSRIAFQDVPNHRLDTLVQELNIERSRAHRALPDADACGRLFVKALEKISTMDPWIYDALSQVAKGSGYETLFTSKVEKLSPPKYKLPTAPALEALPKSKAPRVSEFFKEGGFISFVVDDYKPRHNQQDFASVMERNMYKGGLCVLEAPTGSGKTLSYLITAANKAITGERVLISTATRTLQEQLWTEAIPQIAKIYNGELRPAILKGRDNYLCLRKFEELLMHPQTLLSAEERDSFMALIPWVLSTETGDINECNSFSQSRNRVLWSKLSCSASCCNGENHSHHENCPALIAKRKAMNANMVLVNHSLFLSDLQLDFALLPSYEHIVFDEAHRLPEISNQVFGRSISFFGFRNIAKTLEPSKAGGDGLIAEIASRIPAEKPELHEICDKLSEALGEAEKALHRFFMKIGKKLAKQKNGRSGFTYTNSILAEYEADPATFLEQYNNARGFAEKLVAATANMDGLKGIVSDLDSRMTEISHFISDFEFVTKAGRNDWVFYMEEPFNPHTIKLHALPLHSGNVWREKFYPWIKSATFTSATLSVQADLTYFLQKMGMDNLRLGKQPFVRVYTEQSDVNERRSVMVAKFLPKPSAPEFGDALNDTLLKVLPNVEENTMVLFTSVATMMKAQAALAPAFAERNKLLLCQHVDGSLDGLVAMFRKERGACLLGCQSLWEGVDFPGDALKLLVITKLPFPNPSDPLVAGLTNEMKAANKNFFKDYFIPEAYIELRQGMGRLLRSDSDSGKVLILDNRVVLERYGKTFARIWNFKNRIAGSVSDIERFVK; the protein is encoded by the coding sequence ATGGTAAAGATTCCCGCATTTGTAGCGCTTGACTTGGAAACGACAGGTCTCGATTTCGAAAAAGATGAAATAATCGAGGTCGCGCTCGTTCGCTTCGAAAATGGCGAACCAAAGGAAAATCTCGATTTCCTGGTGAAGCCCTCTGCTGTGGAACTCCGCCCCTTCATTGAAACGCTTACCGGCATTAGCAAGGCCGACTTGGAAAGCGCTTCGGACTTTGCAACGATTGCAGGCCAGATTTGCTCCTTTGTCGGAGACCTCCCGATTGTGGCGCACAATGCCGTTTTTGATTCCAAGTTCTTAAAGCAGACGTTTACGAAGGTCGGGATTTCTTACGATTCCCACGTGTTCTGGGATTCGCTCACGCTTTCACGTATTGCATTCCAGGATGTGCCGAACCATCGCCTTGATACGCTCGTACAGGAACTGAACATTGAACGTAGTCGTGCCCACCGCGCCTTGCCCGATGCAGATGCTTGCGGCCGCTTGTTCGTAAAGGCTCTCGAAAAAATTTCGACGATGGACCCGTGGATTTACGACGCCCTTTCTCAAGTGGCGAAGGGTTCCGGCTATGAGACGCTCTTCACTTCAAAAGTTGAAAAGCTTTCTCCTCCGAAGTACAAGTTGCCGACTGCCCCTGCTTTGGAAGCTTTGCCCAAGTCCAAGGCTCCGCGTGTGAGCGAGTTCTTCAAGGAAGGCGGATTCATCTCGTTTGTCGTCGATGATTACAAGCCGCGCCACAACCAGCAGGATTTTGCCTCGGTCATGGAACGCAACATGTACAAGGGCGGCCTCTGCGTGCTTGAAGCACCGACCGGTTCTGGAAAGACTCTGTCTTATCTTATTACCGCAGCGAATAAGGCTATCACGGGTGAACGCGTGCTCATCAGTACGGCAACGCGCACCTTGCAGGAACAGCTCTGGACCGAAGCCATCCCGCAGATTGCAAAGATTTACAATGGTGAACTTCGCCCGGCAATTTTGAAGGGCCGCGACAATTACCTTTGCCTCCGCAAGTTTGAAGAGTTGCTGATGCACCCGCAGACGCTTCTCTCCGCCGAAGAACGCGATTCCTTCATGGCGCTTATCCCGTGGGTACTTTCGACCGAAACGGGCGACATCAACGAATGCAATTCCTTTAGCCAAAGCCGCAATCGTGTGCTTTGGTCCAAGCTCTCGTGCAGTGCCTCTTGCTGCAATGGCGAAAACCACTCGCATCACGAAAACTGCCCGGCGCTCATTGCAAAGCGCAAGGCCATGAATGCAAATATGGTGCTTGTGAACCATTCGCTCTTCCTTTCGGACCTGCAGCTCGATTTTGCATTGCTCCCATCTTACGAACACATCGTGTTTGACGAAGCACACCGCTTGCCCGAAATCAGTAACCAGGTGTTTGGCCGCTCCATCTCGTTCTTCGGATTCAGAAACATCGCGAAGACGCTTGAGCCTTCCAAGGCGGGTGGCGATGGCCTCATTGCAGAAATTGCAAGCCGTATCCCGGCAGAAAAGCCGGAACTTCATGAAATTTGCGACAAGCTCTCCGAAGCTCTTGGCGAAGCCGAAAAGGCTCTGCACCGCTTCTTCATGAAAATCGGTAAGAAGCTTGCCAAGCAGAAAAATGGCCGCAGCGGATTTACGTACACGAATAGCATCCTCGCTGAATACGAAGCGGACCCGGCAACGTTCCTCGAGCAGTACAATAATGCACGTGGCTTTGCCGAAAAGCTCGTCGCTGCCACTGCGAACATGGACGGTCTCAAGGGTATCGTGAGTGATCTCGATAGCCGCATGACTGAAATCAGCCACTTCATCTCTGACTTTGAATTTGTCACAAAGGCGGGCCGCAACGACTGGGTCTTCTACATGGAAGAACCGTTCAACCCGCATACCATCAAGCTGCATGCGCTCCCGCTCCACTCCGGTAACGTCTGGAGAGAAAAGTTCTATCCGTGGATCAAGTCTGCAACGTTTACGTCTGCAACGCTTTCTGTGCAGGCCGACCTCACGTACTTCTTGCAGAAGATGGGCATGGACAATTTGCGCTTGGGCAAACAGCCGTTCGTGCGCGTTTATACGGAACAGTCCGACGTGAACGAACGCCGCTCCGTGATGGTCGCAAAGTTCCTCCCGAAGCCTTCGGCTCCGGAATTTGGCGATGCTCTGAACGATACGCTTTTGAAGGTGCTCCCGAATGTCGAAGAAAACACGATGGTGCTCTTCACAAGTGTTGCAACGATGATGAAGGCGCAGGCCGCGCTTGCCCCGGCATTTGCTGAACGCAACAAGCTTTTGCTCTGCCAGCATGTCGATGGCTCGCTTGATGGCCTTGTCGCGATGTTCCGCAAGGAACGCGGCGCTTGCTTGCTCGGCTGCCAGAGCCTTTGGGAAGGCGTTGACTTCCCGGGTGATGCGCTCAAGCTGCTCGTCATTACGAAGCTCCCGTTCCCGAACCCGAGCGATCCGCTTGTCGCCGGTCTCACGAACGAGATGAAGGCTGCTAACAAGAACTTCTTCAAGGATTACTTTATCCCGGAAGCTTACATAGAACTCCGTCAGGGCATGGGTCGCCTCTTGCGTTCCGATTCCGATTCTGGCAAGGTCCTCATCCTGGACAATCGCGTTGTCCTCGAACGCTACGGCAAGACCTTCGCCCGCATTTGGAATTTCAAGAACCGCATCGCAGGCTCCGTCTCCGACATCGAACGCTTCGTGAAGTAA
- a CDS encoding carboxypeptidase-like regulatory domain-containing protein produces the protein MKRLACILSALMLWSCSDKVAGGPGSETTNGIAYLGNGAVASYARVAVRSVDHTSTADSATNEIVNADFYADSLGNFSFEAPEGKYRLTIVYGGSAYTGLYSGDTTLGSVNLEPTAALGGLAEVPEECDYVWVGVRGMDVLVRSDSTGRFMLAQLPSNDSLQVYFLRGDDNTVYDDLSVKLSPNETEMIDLQPEKPDPYAGKVKFVAVADGKVVPYASLAIRKADARVNSLHVSNVIAEVDAYADKDGLFVIDSLKSGDYRLTVMQSGAAYSKVLTAKQIAALDTIELQETANYMSRVTLHAGEKYAWVGVYGLDVLTKTNEEGTFTLPTLPTNDSLDIYVVTTKDSLYVTKRIAPSKGSADFDYPYVVMQDFENVKDTGNWYFSTDSVGSKILSKSFDTDNERKSKVFHGKYNLVGTNNIYAWVLTGMFLRDEGWNLSTLDSISFYAKGSGQIRVSLENWTRESEVAGLSLKAASEWKDLNSQKWTRYVVKYDDLCYTAQDVSNCYIAWNTLKDDVRQLHFFVRNGTEFYLDDIVLYGALF, from the coding sequence ATGAAAAGGCTAGCCTGCATACTTTCAGCTCTTATGCTCTGGAGCTGCTCGGACAAGGTCGCAGGAGGCCCCGGCAGCGAAACGACGAACGGCATAGCCTACTTGGGCAATGGCGCAGTGGCGTCGTACGCACGTGTGGCGGTCAGGAGTGTCGATCACACTTCGACGGCTGACAGTGCTACCAATGAAATTGTGAACGCGGACTTCTACGCGGATTCCCTCGGTAACTTCTCGTTCGAGGCTCCGGAAGGCAAGTACCGCTTGACGATCGTGTATGGCGGTTCGGCATACACTGGACTTTACTCGGGCGATACGACCTTGGGTAGTGTGAACCTTGAACCGACGGCTGCGCTTGGCGGCTTGGCCGAAGTGCCTGAAGAATGCGACTACGTCTGGGTGGGCGTGCGCGGCATGGACGTGCTTGTGCGCTCGGATTCGACGGGCCGCTTTATGCTCGCTCAGTTGCCGTCGAACGACTCGTTGCAGGTGTACTTCTTGCGCGGTGACGACAACACGGTCTATGATGACTTGTCCGTGAAGCTCTCGCCGAACGAAACGGAAATGATTGACCTCCAGCCCGAAAAGCCGGACCCGTACGCCGGAAAGGTGAAGTTTGTGGCGGTGGCAGATGGCAAGGTCGTTCCGTATGCATCGCTTGCAATCCGCAAGGCTGATGCCCGTGTCAATTCTCTGCACGTGAGTAACGTCATTGCCGAAGTGGATGCCTATGCCGACAAGGATGGCCTCTTTGTCATTGACTCCTTGAAGTCTGGCGACTACCGCCTCACTGTAATGCAGTCGGGTGCCGCCTATTCCAAGGTGCTTACTGCAAAGCAGATTGCTGCCCTTGATACGATTGAACTTCAGGAAACGGCAAACTACATGAGCCGTGTGACACTCCATGCCGGCGAAAAGTATGCGTGGGTGGGTGTCTATGGTCTCGACGTCTTGACGAAGACGAACGAAGAAGGAACGTTTACACTCCCGACACTCCCGACGAACGATTCGCTTGATATCTATGTTGTTACAACAAAGGATAGCTTGTATGTAACAAAGCGCATCGCGCCTTCCAAGGGCTCTGCTGATTTCGACTATCCGTATGTCGTGATGCAGGACTTCGAAAACGTGAAGGATACCGGAAACTGGTATTTTAGCACGGATTCTGTTGGCTCCAAGATTCTGTCCAAGTCGTTCGATACGGATAACGAGCGCAAGTCCAAGGTGTTCCACGGAAAGTACAACCTGGTGGGAACGAATAATATTTACGCTTGGGTTTTGACCGGCATGTTCCTCCGCGACGAAGGCTGGAACCTCTCCACGCTCGATTCTATTTCGTTCTATGCCAAGGGCTCGGGCCAGATTCGCGTGTCTCTTGAAAACTGGACCCGTGAATCCGAAGTCGCAGGGCTCTCGCTCAAGGCTGCCTCGGAATGGAAAGACCTGAATTCGCAGAAGTGGACGCGCTATGTCGTAAAGTATGACGACTTGTGCTATACCGCCCAGGATGTGAGCAACTGCTATATCGCTTGGAATACGCTCAAGGACGATGTCCGCCAGCTGCATTTCTTCGTAAGAAATGGAACAGAATTCTATCTAGACGATATAGTGCTTTATGGCGCTCTTTTCTAA
- a CDS encoding GGDEF domain-containing protein, translating into MSSTVMRKAYALFRMNFLIIVLLVVTAVAMFAYRHFLDDIMEINLGEYPYVVASADSVDGGTSAITMTRTDSSAIIEYELREGYAYPYVGIKIYLGDGKTMGRDLSKFDSVFVWLKPRNEGSVRLYMRGYDSALYRKNDETSLKFNEIEFTPTKEPYPAVFVPQEFRVAGWWVSQNEINVHKARVDLSNIPLIEIQTGTNAPLGYGGWEVKGLRFKGKKISQVDLVTTLVALWFVTFLIILIIRFFDYSRERAINRKKQEELKKNLRALEIEKSEYEKSSKEDPLTGCLNRAGFGGVLLREQEKLNRTGGPVSFMIFDIDHFKEVNDTYGHLVGDEVLVNLAKLVQGMIRNTDSLVRWGGEEFVILSDDTSIQNAAFLAEKLRKAIESATLITQQQVTCSFGVTEMIPGEDPKSFIARADKALYSSKENGRNRVTVATFKRTH; encoded by the coding sequence ATGTCTTCTACAGTTATGCGAAAAGCTTATGCCCTTTTCAGGATGAATTTCCTGATTATCGTGCTGTTGGTGGTAACAGCCGTAGCAATGTTTGCGTATAGGCATTTCTTAGATGACATCATGGAGATTAATCTCGGTGAATATCCCTACGTGGTGGCGAGCGCCGACTCTGTTGACGGCGGTACTTCTGCCATTACCATGACGCGTACCGACAGCTCTGCGATTATCGAGTATGAACTCCGCGAGGGCTATGCCTACCCGTATGTTGGCATCAAGATTTACCTTGGCGATGGCAAGACCATGGGCCGAGACCTGTCCAAGTTCGATAGCGTGTTCGTGTGGCTCAAGCCGCGTAACGAAGGTTCTGTCCGCCTCTACATGCGCGGTTACGATAGCGCTCTCTACCGCAAGAACGACGAAACTTCCCTCAAGTTCAACGAAATTGAATTTACCCCGACCAAGGAACCGTACCCGGCTGTATTTGTCCCGCAGGAATTCCGCGTGGCTGGCTGGTGGGTTTCCCAGAACGAAATCAACGTTCACAAGGCACGTGTAGACCTTTCGAACATCCCGCTCATTGAAATCCAGACGGGGACGAACGCTCCGCTCGGCTATGGTGGCTGGGAAGTCAAGGGGCTCCGCTTCAAGGGCAAGAAGATTTCGCAGGTGGACCTCGTGACGACGCTTGTCGCTCTCTGGTTTGTCACCTTCCTTATCATCTTGATTATCAGGTTCTTTGACTACAGCCGTGAACGCGCGATTAATAGGAAGAAGCAGGAAGAACTCAAGAAGAACCTCCGCGCTTTGGAAATCGAGAAGAGCGAATACGAGAAGTCCAGCAAGGAAGACCCGCTCACCGGTTGCCTCAACCGTGCTGGCTTTGGCGGCGTGCTCCTTCGCGAACAGGAAAAGCTGAACCGCACGGGCGGCCCTGTCTCGTTCATGATTTTCGATATTGACCACTTCAAGGAAGTAAACGACACGTACGGGCATCTCGTCGGTGACGAAGTCCTCGTGAACCTCGCGAAACTCGTGCAGGGCATGATCCGCAATACGGACTCGCTTGTGCGCTGGGGTGGTGAAGAATTTGTCATCTTGAGCGACGATACGAGCATCCAGAATGCCGCGTTCCTCGCCGAGAAGTTGCGCAAGGCTATTGAGTCGGCAACGCTTATTACGCAGCAGCAGGTGACTTGCTCCTTTGGCGTGACCGAAATGATCCCGGGCGAAGACCCGAAGTCCTTCATTGCCCGCGCGGACAAGGCCCTTTACTCCTCAAAGGAAAATGGGCGTAATCGCGTGACGGTCGCGACGTTCAAGCGCACTCATTAA
- a CDS encoding GDSL-type esterase/lipase family protein — protein sequence MENLLFNGRWAHDNGVSRASAPAASITFNAKASKITFTVEGHSRWRLDRDGKQIEQFKVDSKEERVIKVEDDGSFHKYRFIKISESGVPEIKFYGISVDGEFGEAPKPSSRRIEFIGDSFTAGYGCEGSSAEDAPEFDKTNASKSYAYLLASGFNADYQVNAYSGRGLVRNYDNMVPEWTYERLYDYTVMGSVTSYPKPERWDLEKFHPQVIVVFEGINDFQGNPPYADKGKFKKAYANLLDKLRKAHPGVKFLLVSTKVWPNDDLAPTIKSIYDAQVAAGHKDLEYKHVLTSNVGLHGHPDTHSQEELANTLRPIIARLGRWLSR from the coding sequence ATGGAAAACCTTCTGTTCAATGGCCGCTGGGCCCATGATAACGGCGTAAGCCGCGCAAGTGCGCCTGCCGCATCCATCACGTTCAACGCCAAGGCCTCAAAGATTACCTTTACGGTCGAAGGCCATTCCCGCTGGCGTCTTGACCGTGACGGCAAGCAGATAGAACAGTTCAAAGTCGATTCCAAGGAAGAACGCGTGATCAAGGTTGAGGACGACGGCTCTTTCCACAAGTATCGCTTCATCAAGATTAGCGAAAGCGGCGTTCCCGAAATCAAGTTTTACGGCATTTCCGTCGATGGCGAATTTGGCGAAGCCCCCAAGCCGTCCAGTCGCCGCATCGAGTTCATCGGCGATTCCTTTACCGCAGGCTATGGCTGCGAAGGCTCCTCCGCCGAAGACGCTCCCGAGTTCGACAAGACGAACGCTTCCAAGAGCTATGCCTACCTCCTTGCTAGCGGTTTCAATGCCGATTACCAGGTGAATGCCTACAGCGGACGCGGTCTTGTGCGCAACTACGACAACATGGTCCCCGAATGGACGTACGAACGCCTCTATGATTACACGGTCATGGGCTCCGTGACCTCGTATCCGAAGCCTGAACGCTGGGATTTGGAAAAGTTCCACCCGCAGGTTATTGTGGTTTTTGAAGGAATTAACGATTTTCAGGGCAATCCTCCGTATGCAGATAAAGGAAAATTCAAGAAAGCGTACGCTAATTTGCTTGATAAGCTCCGCAAAGCCCACCCCGGTGTGAAATTCTTACTTGTTTCCACGAAAGTATGGCCCAATGATGACCTCGCCCCGACGATAAAGTCAATTTACGACGCTCAAGTTGCTGCCGGTCACAAGGATTTGGAGTATAAACACGTCCTCACGTCAAATGTCGGCTTGCATGGCCACCCCGATACCCATTCCCAGGAAGAACTCGCGAACACCTTGAGGCCCATAATAGCCCGGCTTGGACGATGGCTTTCAAGATAA